A region of Micromonospora sp. WMMD882 DNA encodes the following proteins:
- the mscL gene encoding large conductance mechanosensitive channel protein MscL, with translation MLKGFKDFIMRGNVVDLAVGVVIGAAFTGVVTQLTKSFLEPFVRVLIVLITGNEKGIEGSMLSFRGIEFDYVAFINALITFVLTAAALYFLVVFPMNKLAERRQRGEEPPPKAPSEEVKLLTEIRDALVAAGHTTPGQQRGALDDVLGRRPEPPAPR, from the coding sequence ATGCTCAAGGGTTTCAAGGACTTCATCATGCGCGGCAACGTCGTCGACCTCGCGGTCGGCGTCGTCATCGGGGCCGCCTTCACCGGGGTGGTCACCCAGCTCACCAAGTCGTTCCTGGAGCCGTTCGTCCGGGTCCTCATCGTGCTGATCACCGGCAACGAGAAGGGCATCGAAGGCTCGATGCTGTCGTTCCGGGGCATCGAGTTCGACTACGTGGCCTTCATCAACGCGCTGATCACCTTCGTGCTCACCGCGGCGGCGCTGTACTTCCTGGTGGTCTTCCCGATGAACAAGCTCGCCGAGCGCCGGCAGCGGGGTGAGGAGCCGCCGCCGAAGGCCCCCAGCGAGGAGGTCAAGCTGCTCACCGAGATCCGGGACGCGCTGGTCGCCGCCGGGCACACCACCCCCGGGCAGCAGCGCGGCGCGCTGGACGACGTGCTGGGCCGCCGGCCGGAGCCGCCCGCCCCGCGCTGA